The following are from one region of the Synechococcus sp. CBW1108 genome:
- a CDS encoding long-chain acyl-[acyl-carrier-protein] reductase, whose protein sequence is MFGLIGHSTNFEEARAKARSLGFEDFAEGNLDMWCSAPPQLVERLEVTNPSGKKIEGAYIDSCFVPEMLSRFKTARRKVLSAMELSQKSGLDITALGGFTSIIFENFNLLKEQQIRSTTLEWQRFTTGNTHTAWVICRQVETNAPRLGIDLRQASVAVVGATGDIGSAVCRWLSQRTGIKELLLVARQQQPLLDLQQELGGGQILSLEEALPQADAVVWVASLPQTLSIDVDKLKSPCLMIDGGYPKNLDSKANGAGIHVLKGGIVEFFTDITWQMMEMAEMANPSRQMFACFAEAILLEFEGIHTNFSWGRNNISLDKMDLIGAASLRHGFEALSLSLQPDASLAMAPA, encoded by the coding sequence CAAACTTTGAGGAGGCCCGCGCCAAAGCACGCAGCCTCGGCTTTGAGGATTTTGCCGAGGGCAACCTGGATATGTGGTGCAGCGCCCCACCCCAATTGGTGGAGAGGTTGGAGGTAACCAACCCCAGTGGCAAGAAGATCGAAGGCGCCTACATCGACTCCTGCTTTGTGCCTGAGATGTTGAGCCGTTTCAAAACGGCCAGGCGCAAGGTATTGAGCGCCATGGAGCTGTCCCAGAAAAGTGGCCTCGACATCACAGCCCTGGGTGGCTTCACCTCGATCATTTTTGAAAACTTCAACCTGCTCAAAGAGCAGCAGATCCGCTCCACAACTCTGGAGTGGCAGCGCTTCACCACTGGCAATACCCATACGGCCTGGGTGATTTGCCGTCAGGTTGAAACCAATGCTCCCCGGCTGGGTATTGACCTGCGTCAGGCCAGTGTTGCAGTGGTTGGCGCCACCGGGGATATCGGCAGTGCGGTTTGTCGCTGGCTGAGCCAACGCACCGGCATCAAGGAACTGCTGCTGGTGGCCCGCCAACAGCAACCCCTGCTTGACCTGCAGCAGGAGCTTGGCGGTGGCCAGATTCTCAGCCTCGAGGAAGCCTTGCCCCAGGCTGATGCGGTTGTTTGGGTCGCCAGCCTGCCCCAGACCCTCAGCATCGATGTCGACAAACTCAAATCGCCTTGCCTGATGATCGACGGCGGCTACCCGAAAAACCTCGACAGCAAGGCCAACGGCGCCGGCATCCACGTGCTCAAGGGTGGAATCGTGGAATTCTTCACAGACATCACCTGGCAGATGATGGAAATGGCGGAGATGGCAAATCCCAGCAGGCAGATGTTTGCCTGCTTCGCCGAGGCAATCCTGCTGGAGTTTGAAGGCATCCATACCAACTTCAGCTGGGGCCGCAACAACATCAGCCTTGACAAGATGGACCTGATCGGCGCGGCCTCCCTGCGCCATGGGTTTGAGGCCCTCAGCCTCAGCTTGCAGCCGGACGCCTCACTGGCCATGGCCCCTGCCTAG
- a CDS encoding acetyl-CoA carboxylase carboxyltransferase subunit alpha — MARRALLEFEKPLVELEEQIEQIRQLARDSEVDVSQQLLQLETLATRRRKDIFEALTPAQKIQVARHPQRPSTLDYIQVITDEWLELHGDRRGSDDKALVGGVGRIGDQAVVLLGHQKGRDTKENVARNFGMASPGGYRKAMRLMEHADRFRLPILSFIDTPGAYAGVLAEEQGQGEAIAFNLREMFRLRVPIVATVIGEGGSGGALGIGVADRLLMFEHSVYTVASPEACASILWRDAGKASAAAEALKITGPDLLKLGVVDLVLPEPCGGNHWAPLQAAETLKTALLEQLAELQGLSEKQLLEQRYGKFRRMGRFLESEAPEPARGP; from the coding sequence ATGGCCCGTCGCGCCCTGCTGGAGTTCGAAAAACCGCTGGTTGAGCTGGAGGAGCAGATCGAGCAGATCCGCCAGTTGGCGCGTGACTCGGAAGTGGATGTGAGCCAGCAGCTGCTGCAGCTTGAAACCTTGGCAACCCGCCGCCGCAAGGACATCTTCGAGGCCCTAACTCCTGCCCAGAAGATCCAGGTTGCCCGCCACCCCCAACGCCCCAGCACCCTGGACTACATCCAGGTGATCACCGATGAGTGGCTGGAGCTGCATGGGGATCGGCGCGGCAGTGACGACAAGGCCCTGGTCGGGGGCGTGGGCCGGATCGGGGACCAGGCTGTCGTTTTGCTGGGCCATCAGAAGGGGCGTGACACCAAGGAAAACGTGGCCCGCAATTTCGGCATGGCCTCTCCGGGTGGCTACCGCAAGGCGATGCGGCTGATGGAACATGCCGACCGCTTCCGCCTGCCGATCCTTAGCTTCATCGACACCCCTGGCGCCTACGCCGGTGTGCTGGCAGAGGAACAGGGCCAGGGCGAGGCGATTGCCTTCAATCTGCGCGAGATGTTCCGCCTGCGGGTGCCGATTGTGGCCACCGTGATCGGGGAGGGTGGCTCCGGCGGCGCCCTCGGGATCGGTGTGGCCGACAGGCTGCTGATGTTTGAGCACAGCGTCTACACCGTGGCGAGTCCGGAAGCCTGTGCCTCGATTCTCTGGCGGGATGCGGGCAAGGCCTCCGCCGCTGCAGAAGCGCTGAAAATCACCGGTCCAGACCTGCTCAAGCTCGGCGTTGTCGATCTGGTGTTGCCGGAGCCCTGCGGCGGCAATCACTGGGCACCCTTGCAGGCCGCGGAAACCTTGAAGACGGCCCTGCTCGAGCAGCTGGCCGAGCTCCAGGGCCTGAGTGAAAAGCAGCTGCTCGAGCAGCGCTATGGGAAGTTTCGGCGCATGGGCCGTTTCCTCGAGAGCGAGGCCCCAGAGCCAGCCCGGGGTCCTTAG
- a CDS encoding SDR family oxidoreductase has protein sequence MISGASRGIGAAAARIFAAAGYDLLLLARPSAELDGLAAELEPLGRRVEIQALDLTDPAAIAPGVAALCARGLAPTVVINNAGMAYTGPLAAMPLEQWQRLMQLNLTAVFQLCQVLLPGLRQAGGGHIINVSSHAAHHAFPDWGAYCISKAALAAFSRCLAAEERAHGIRVSTLTLGSVNTPLWESETVHSTFDRRAMLDAERAAEALLYLAQQPATQVVEDLTLMPAAGAF, from the coding sequence CTGATTTCCGGGGCTTCCCGGGGCATCGGTGCCGCGGCAGCCCGTATTTTTGCCGCAGCTGGGTACGACCTGCTCCTGCTGGCCCGGCCCTCTGCCGAGCTCGATGGCCTGGCCGCTGAGCTCGAGCCCCTGGGCCGTCGGGTTGAAATCCAGGCCCTTGACCTAACCGATCCGGCTGCCATCGCGCCCGGTGTAGCTGCACTTTGCGCCCGGGGTCTAGCCCCCACCGTGGTAATCAACAATGCGGGCATGGCTTACACCGGCCCGCTGGCTGCCATGCCGCTTGAGCAGTGGCAGCGGCTGATGCAACTAAACCTGACTGCCGTATTCCAGCTTTGCCAGGTGCTGTTGCCGGGTCTGCGCCAGGCGGGGGGAGGCCACATCATCAACGTCAGCAGCCATGCGGCCCACCACGCTTTCCCAGACTGGGGTGCCTACTGCATCAGCAAGGCTGCCCTAGCAGCGTTCAGCCGCTGTCTGGCCGCTGAAGAACGGGCCCACGGAATACGGGTCAGCACCCTGACCCTGGGTTCGGTGAATACCCCCCTTTGGGAGAGCGAAACAGTTCACAGTACCTTCGATCGCCGTGCCATGCTTGATGCCGAGCGGGCAGCTGAAGCCCTGCTGTATTTGGCCCAACAGCCCGCCACCCAGGTGGTGGAAGACCTCACCCTCATGCCGGCTGCCGGCGCGTTTTGA